The DNA segment ATGGTTCCCATAAGGTTACGTTAGTTAGATTATAAAAAGGGGAGACAGCAATATAATGTGTAATTATCTAATTTGCAAATTGGTACTGTATTTTTTGCTATTTGATAAATGTATTTTATATGTTACTTTTTTCCAGCTAATTATTACACAAAGAGGAAGTATTTTAAAAAATTCTGACTTTGGCCTATCGGAAAGGTATCGTAAAATTTGAAATAAAAGTGCCGTTAAGAATTTTAGGCTGTTCGAGCTAGACGACTAGTTCACGCTTGCAAGTGTAGTAAAGCGAGTTCCTAAAATTTAGGCACGGAATGATAAATTTAGATACCGTTTCGTAAGCCTAGATTTTTTTGGTTCGTTTTTTCATCAATGGAAAAAATGAACAGGTATATTATTTAGACTAAGACCGTAATTTTTCCAATTTTTACACAAAACACAACCACCCTTCCGTTGGGTTTTGTCCCAGTTTTCTTCGAGTGTTCTTCGACTTTTGTTCGACATGACCCCCCATTTTACGTATAAAACTCGAAGGAAACTAGGGGAAAAGTCGAAGAAAACTACTTGATGATCCTATTTTTAGTATCGTTTTGTGTGGGGGGATTAATTTTTTTTATGGGGCGGTTTTTAGAGAAAGCTTACTTATAAAAATGTGATTTTGTGGTTGTGAGATTATTCTTATATTTGACAACCTAACCAAATCTTAATTTTAATGCTCCGAATTTTACCCCCGCTATTTGTAGGTATATTTCTATGTCTATTTTATACTACAAATGCTCAAGTAGGAATCAACACGACAAGTCCCAATGCTCAATTAGAAGTTCAATCCAGTAATCAGGCAACCCCTGCTAATACAGATGGGATATTGATACCCAAGATAGATGTCTTTCCGGCTACTGATCCCACTGCTGCTCAAGATGGGATGATGGTATATCTTACAACGGCAACAGCGACTCAAGCCGCTGGATTTTATTATTGGGATCAAGTTGCAGGAGCATGGTCGGCTTTAGGTGGCGGCGGAGACGGCTGGAACCTTACCGGAAATGCAGGTACCGATGCTTCGGTTAACTTTTTAGGAACCACCGACAATACTGACCTTATCTTTAAACGTAATAATACTTATAGCGGAAAGTTACATAGCACTGAAACTGCTTTTGGAGTTAATGCATTGAACACAACTAGTACCGGAGATAACAATACGGCTGTGGGTGTTAGTTCATTAACTGCAAATACGGATGGCAATAATAATACTGCCATCGGGTATACAGCACTTTATAATAGTGAGACCAGTAGTAATACCGCAATAGGAAGTAAAAGTATGTACCATACGGTTAGTGGCTATGAAAATGTAGCAATGGGCTATTATGCATTGTATGAAAATATTAATGGGAGCTTTAATACGGCCATAGGAACGGCAGCCCTTAGAAAAAATACAAGCGGTCAATACAATACAGGCGTAGGGTATATGGCTTTACAGGAAAACACAACTGGGAAAGACAATATTGCCATAGGGCAACGGGCGTTACATTCAAGCACAACCGTATCGAATACTATCGCTATAGGTACATACGCTTTAAATAATAATTCATCAGGTTCTAGCAATATAGGGGTAGGGTATTATGCCTTGAGAAATAATACCACCGGAAGTTTTAATTCAGCATTCGGCTTTGAAGCCTTACTTACAAATGTTACAGGTGGATATAACACATCTTTGGGGTATAAAGCACTGACTAATAATTATGGAGGAGGAAATAATACAGCTATTGGGGTAAATGCGTTAGGAAGTAACAAGCACGGAAATTCTAATACGGGCATAGGAAGAAGAGCTTTATCTTCTAATGCTAATGGAGATCACAATGTAGCGATAGGCTACCAAACACTTGAAAAAAATGGTAATAGCTTTAACACGGCGGTAGGAAATTATGCAGCGGCTGCCAACACGAGTGGTACCAATAATACTGCAGTAGGCTATAAATCCCTTGAGAAAAACAAAGAAGGTGCCAATAATACAGCACTAGGATATACTGCACTTCAAAATAATAAAGGACATAACAATACTGCGATAGGATATAGTGCATTTAATCCATACACTGCAACAGCTTTTGATAATTCAACAGCTATAGGAAACGGAGCTACTATTTCAGCATCCAATCAAGTAAAGTTAGGTAATAGTGCTGTTACTGAAATTGGTGGGTATGCAGACTGGACTAACTATACGCCACCCCCTTTAACATTAAAAAATATTCAAAAAAATGTACCGGGGATAGCCTTCATAGAAAAGTTAGAACCTATTATATACCAAGTAAAAAGTACAGATGCTTCCCAAACGAAAACAACCAGTGGCTTTATAGCTCAAGAAGTAGAAAAAGCCGCAAATGAGCTAGGATATAATTTTGGTGGAATTGTAGTTCCTACCAATGATTCTGATGTGTATGGGATTCAATATGCACAGTTTGTGATGCCCTTAGTGCAAGCTGTAAAAGACCAACAAGAGATCATTGAAAAACAAGAAGAAAAAACAACTGCTCTACAAGAAAAAGTAGCAAAATTGACGCAGCGATTAGAAGCCGTGGAAGCGATGATCACCAAATAAAATTGATAAAAAAGAAAAGTGACTTACGGTCTAAATTCGAACAAAACCACACTATGTTGTGGTTTTATTTTTTTTAGATAGTTAATCATTTTTGTACTATAACAGCACCTATATAAAAGACTACAAATATAGGATGCAGAAATGAGGAGCATTAAGAATTACAATAGATGCAATAAAGTAATAATTTAGAGTTTATAGCACCTACCTTTTTGCTGTATGGAATCCTTTTATTTGCTAAACCACAAATAACTTACCTATTGTTTTTAATATTTATTTTCCTCTATTTTTTGTTTTAAAATGCTTTCTTGTCTCTTTTATAACAGCGTGTTACAAGCTACTCAGTTGTTCTTTAATTTACTCTAAAATAGGTTTCATGTTAATTTTTTTATAGATAATATTATTTTTATTTGTTCTAAATAAGAATAATTATATAGCTTTGCGGCAGCTAACAAATCGACCTAATGAAGTTTACATTTCTATCTATTTCCTTCCTTTTTTGTAGTGTAGTTTCCTTCGCTCAAAACTCAACCGTAACCGATTCCACTGATGTTGAAAAACTGGAAGAAGTAGTGGTAACCGGGCAGATTAATCCGCAGTCGGTTAACAAATCGGTGGTAGAAGTAAAGGTGATTAGCAGAAAAGACATAGAGCGGCAAGCTGGAAACACCTTAGCTGATGTATTAAATAACACTTTAAACTTGAACATTACGCCCAATACATCCACTGGGAAAAGTGGAGTAAGCTTGTTTGGGTTGGACAGTCAGTATTTTAAAGTGTTGCTTGATAATATCCCGATGATTAATGAAGAGGGCGTAGGCAACAATATGGACTTAACCTTAATAAACTTAGACGATGTTGAACGTATAGAATATGTAGAGGGTGCCATGGGGGTTCAATACGGATCGAATGCTATTTCAGGAATCATCAACATCATTACCAAGAAATCATCTAAAAACAAACTCGATATTACCGCCTACGTGCAAGAAGAAACCATAGGCGATGAGTATGAGTGGTTTGATAAGGGCCGCCATATTCAATCGATTAAAGTGGGTGGGAATATTTCAGAAAAACTATATGCCAATGCCACCTATACCCGGAATGACTTTGGAGGTTTCTGGAACGATAAAAAGGGCGAGAACTACGAATTAAACGACGGCCTTCGCGGACACGAATGGTTACCGAAACTACAACAAAACAGCAAGGCGTTACTATCCTACGAAGCAGAAGGGTTTAACATCTTCTATCGTTTTGAGTACTTGCACGAAGACATTTATAAATACAACGAAACGGTAGATCCCAACGAAAACGCATCGACGGGAACCACCAATCCTTCAGCGTTGGATGAACAATACACCAACAACCGATTGTACCATCACTTAAATAGTAGCGGGAAACTATTTAAAAAAGTGAACTACAATGTATCCCTTTCCTACCAAGAACAGACCAAAGATCTGGAGCGCTATACCTACCGCATTCGGTCGGGAGCTAAAGAAAATGTAGAAGAAGGCGAATACCAAAGTAGGAGTGCAATCTTTTCCAGAGGTACGTTTAGCAATTTATTAAACAGTGAGTGGCTATCGGTACAAGCGGGATATGAATTAACCTTGGAAGAAGGTTCCGGCTCATCGGTAGCAATCGTGATTGATCCTGAAGAAGGTGCGGTATCACAAAGCTTAAATAATTATGACGTGTTCGCCGCTTCCGAAATGCAACTAACAGAGCGGTTTTCATTACGGCCAGGTGTTCGGGTTTCTTTTAGTAACCTGTTCGATACCCAGTACATTGGGTCGTTAAGTGCCAAGCAAACCTTGGGTGACGATTGGGAGTTGCGCGCTATCGTAGGTTCGGCAAACCGAACCCCCAACTACAATGAGTTATACACTTATTTTGTAGATGTAAATCACAACGTACAAGGAAACGGCGCCTTAACCCCAGAAAACGGCGTTTCTACTTTTCTTCATATTAAAAAGCGCAGCAGTCTGGCCGATGGAGCACTTCGGTTAAAAAATAAAATCAGTTTTAATTACCTAAACGTAGACGATAGAATTGAATTAATTGTGGTGAATCAGAGTCCGTTGGCGTATCAATACAACAATATTGACAGCTACAAGGCAATGGGCGTATTTTCAGAAAACGAATTGTACTATCAAAATATAAAAGCACAATTGGGCGCTTCGGTACAGGGGATTTCAAAAGTATTGGACAGCCGTACCAATAGCAATGACGACTTTCTGTATAATTTTCAGTTGAATGCGAATGTCGCTTATACCGTACCTAAATGGGACACTACCTTCTCGTTGTTCTATAAACACATAGGCGAGCAGCAACAGTTTGTAGAGAAAACCAATGCCGAAGGCAATC comes from the Marixanthomonas ophiurae genome and includes:
- a CDS encoding tail fiber domain-containing protein codes for the protein MLRILPPLFVGIFLCLFYTTNAQVGINTTSPNAQLEVQSSNQATPANTDGILIPKIDVFPATDPTAAQDGMMVYLTTATATQAAGFYYWDQVAGAWSALGGGGDGWNLTGNAGTDASVNFLGTTDNTDLIFKRNNTYSGKLHSTETAFGVNALNTTSTGDNNTAVGVSSLTANTDGNNNTAIGYTALYNSETSSNTAIGSKSMYHTVSGYENVAMGYYALYENINGSFNTAIGTAALRKNTSGQYNTGVGYMALQENTTGKDNIAIGQRALHSSTTVSNTIAIGTYALNNNSSGSSNIGVGYYALRNNTTGSFNSAFGFEALLTNVTGGYNTSLGYKALTNNYGGGNNTAIGVNALGSNKHGNSNTGIGRRALSSNANGDHNVAIGYQTLEKNGNSFNTAVGNYAAAANTSGTNNTAVGYKSLEKNKEGANNTALGYTALQNNKGHNNTAIGYSAFNPYTATAFDNSTAIGNGATISASNQVKLGNSAVTEIGGYADWTNYTPPPLTLKNIQKNVPGIAFIEKLEPIIYQVKSTDASQTKTTSGFIAQEVEKAANELGYNFGGIVVPTNDSDVYGIQYAQFVMPLVQAVKDQQEIIEKQEEKTTALQEKVAKLTQRLEAVEAMITK
- a CDS encoding TonB-dependent receptor plug domain-containing protein, with product MKFTFLSISFLFCSVVSFAQNSTVTDSTDVEKLEEVVVTGQINPQSVNKSVVEVKVISRKDIERQAGNTLADVLNNTLNLNITPNTSTGKSGVSLFGLDSQYFKVLLDNIPMINEEGVGNNMDLTLINLDDVERIEYVEGAMGVQYGSNAISGIINIITKKSSKNKLDITAYVQEETIGDEYEWFDKGRHIQSIKVGGNISEKLYANATYTRNDFGGFWNDKKGENYELNDGLRGHEWLPKLQQNSKALLSYEAEGFNIFYRFEYLHEDIYKYNETVDPNENASTGTTNPSALDEQYTNNRLYHHLNSSGKLFKKVNYNVSLSYQEQTKDLERYTYRIRSGAKENVEEGEYQSRSAIFSRGTFSNLLNSEWLSVQAGYELTLEEGSGSSVAIVIDPEEGAVSQSLNNYDVFAASEMQLTERFSLRPGVRVSFSNLFDTQYIGSLSAKQTLGDDWELRAIVGSANRTPNYNELYTYFVDVNHNVQGNGALTPENGVSTFLHIKKRSSLADGALRLKNKISFNYLNVDDRIELIVVNQSPLAYQYNNIDSYKAMGVFSENELYYQNIKAQLGASVQGISKVLDSRTNSNDDFLYNFQLNANVAYTVPKWDTTFSLFYKHIGEQQQFVEKTNAEGNQEFFTGKTEAYSWLDTTINKSFFDGAFITTLGARNIFDVTAVNTTAFEGGTHNGPPTQIPLGYGRSYFLKLTYHLTL